The DNA region TGTCGTCGGCGGCCGCGAACGCTTCCGGCAGCGGCGTGCGGCGGTCGATCGTCGCGAGCAGGCGCTCGTTGGGGATGGTGATCACCGTGTCGACGCACTCGCGCAGGTCGGTCAGGCCGCGCTCGGCCTGCTCGGACCGGCGCTTGCCCTCGAACTTGAAGGGCTTGGTGACGACCGCGATCGTCAGCGCGCCGAGCTCGGTGGCGAGGCTGGCGATGACGGGCGCGGCCCCGGTGCCGGTGCCGCCGCCGAGGCCGGTCGTGACAAACACCATGTCGGCGCCGTCGAGCACCTCGATCAGGCGGTCGGTGTCCTCGAGCGCGGCGTTGCGGCCGACGTTGGGATCGGCGCCGGCGCCGAGGCCCTTGGTCAGCTTCCCGCCGATCTGGATCTTGGTCGACGCGGGGCTCTGCTGCAGTGCCTGCAGGTCGGTGTTGGCGACGATGAACTCCACGCCGCTGACGCCGGAGCGCACCATGCGGTTGACGGCGTTGCTGCCGCCGCCGCCCACGCCCACCACCTTGATCCGCGCGCCGGCGCGCACCTCCGTGTCGAGCGTCAGCCGCAGTGCCTGATCCTCGGCGCTGCCGGCGCCGCGTCGACGGCCAGTGCCGTCAAGTTCGTTGATGTACATGCGTTCTCCCCCGTCCCCGTTCCCGTTACCGACGTCTCAACGCCCGATGAAGAAATTGTTGAACAGCGAGCTGACGGCCTCGAGCAGCCGTCGGACGCCGATCGGCGACGAGGCTGGCGCGGTGGGCCGGTTGCGGCTCGCGTACATGACGGCGCCGACGGCCGTCGCATAGATCGGACTGCTGGCCTGATCGCCGAGCCCGGCGGCTCCGGCCGGCACGCCGCGGCGCACCGGCAGGTCGAAGATCTGCTCGGCGATCTCGGCCATGCCGTCGAGGGCCGCGCCGCCGCCGGTCAGCACGATGCCCGAGTGCAGCGAGTTGCTGCAGCCGGCCTTGTCGATTTCGTCCCACAGCATGTGGAACACCTGCTCGGCGCGCGGCTGCAGGATCTGCGACAGGATGCGGCGCGACATGACGCGCGGCCGACGGCCACCGACGCTGGCCACCTCCATCGTCTCGTCCTCGCCGACCATCGAGTTCAGCGCGCAGCCGCAGCGGCGCTTCAGCTTCTCGGCGTCCGGCACCGGCGTGCGGAGCCCGACGGCGATGTCGTTGGTGAAGTGGTCGCCGCCGATCGCGACGACGCCCGTGTGCCAGAGGCTGCCGCGCTCGAAGATCGCGAAGTCGGTGGTGCCGCCGCCGATGTCGACCACGGCGACGCCGAGCTCGCGCTCGTCGGGCGTGAGCACGGCCTCGGCGGCCGCGATCTGCTCGAGCACCGTGTCGACGACGTTGACGCCGGCGCGATTGACGCAGGCGATCAGGTTCTGCATCGACGCCGCGCCGCCGGTCACGATGTGGACGTTGACGTCGAGGCGCGAGCCGGTCATCCCGACGGGATCGGCGATGCCCTCCTCGTCGTCGACGGCGAAGTCCTGCGGCAGCACGTGCAGGATCTCGCGGCCGCTCGGCAGGGCGAAGGCCTTGGCGGCGTCGATGGCGCGCCGGACGTCCTCGCGCGTGATCTCGCGCGTCTTGCCCGAGACGGCGACGACGCCCCGGCTGTTGAAGCCCTTGATGTGCGCGCCCGAGAGCGTCAGGTAGGCCGAGTCGATCTCGATGCCGGCCGTGAGCTCGGCTTCCTCGACCGCCTTCTTGATCGACTCGACGGCCTCCTCGAGGTTCACCACCGCGCCGCGACGGATGCCGCGCGCGTCGGCGGTGCCGATGCCGATGATCTCCACCCCGCCGTCGTCGGTGACCTCGCCGACGATCGCGGCGACCTTGGTCGTCCCGACGTCGAGGCCGACCAGGTATCGTTCATTCCGAGGCACGGTGCCCTCCCACTGGTTGCCTCATGAGTTCAGTGCTGTTCATCAGCGTCCTCTGGCTCCGCCAGCGCTTCCGCCACGGTTTCCCCGTCGGGGACCTGTGGCATCGACGCGAAGGTCACGCCCGCCTTGCGCGGGCGGACGTACACGCGGTTGTCGAACCGCAAATCCACCGATTCCACCTGCTGGACCATGCGGGCGAGCCGCTCCTGCATGTCCAGGTAGCCCTGCACGCGCTCGGCGAACCGCTCGTGCCCGACCTGCAGCTGTGCGGCATCGCCCGAGAGCATGACGACGACGTTGCGCGGGTTGCGGACGTCGATCTGCGACACCCGCCCGAGCAGGCTGGCGTCGCGCAGCGACACGAGCACCGACGAGACCAGCGCCACGCGCGCCTCGTCGGGCGGGGTCTGGGGCGCCGCCGCCGGATCGATCAGGCCGTCGACGATCGGCAGGTCCAGCCGCCCGTAACGGGGCCCGAACTCGTCGACCACCGCGCCCTGCTCGTCGATCAACAGCAGCAGGTCGCCGGCCCGCGCCACCGCCATCGGCAGGCGCTCGGTGATGCGCACCTCGATGGTCGACGGCAGCGCCCGGCGCAGGCTCGCCTCGCGCACCCACGGCGAGGCCAGCAGCTTCTGGCGCCACGGCTCGAGGCTGGTCCTGACGATGTTGCGCCCCACCAGTCCGTCGAGCAGGCCCTGCACCTCGCCCTGCGACAGGCGCGACACGCCGATCACGTGCAGTCGCTGCACGGCGAACGCCTCGCTGCTGGTCATCACGTCCTGCACGTACCAGCCCGACCCGACCAGCGCGACGGCCAGCGTGGCGATGCGCGCGACGGTCCAGGCACGGGCGCGCCAGGCCTGCGCGCCGCGGGCGCCGCCGTCACGGGCACGCAGCAACCGCGGGTCGCGGGTCGCGGTCCCGGGCACCCGGCGGGTGCCGCGTACGGGCGTGCGCGGCGGCATCAGGCGCCTCCCCCGAGCGCGTCCAGCAGGCGCGGTCCGAGGCTGCCGACCGATCCGGCGCCCAGCGTCACCACCAGGTCGCCGGGCCGGGCCAGTGCCGCCACGGTGTCGGGCGCGACGTCCAGGCCGTCGATCAGCGTGACGGGCATGGCGTGGCGGGCCGTGATGCGCTCGGCGAGGGCGGCCGAGGAGATGCCCGGCAGCGGATCCTCGCTCGCGGCGTAGATCGGCAGCAGGCAGACCTGGTCGGCGCGCGCGAGCACGTCGGCGAACTCGTCCATCAGACCGGCGGTGCGCGTGTAGCGGTGCGGCTGGAACAGCAGCACCAGCCGTCGGCTCCAGGCCTCGCGGCACGCGGCGACTACGGCGGCGATCTCGGTCGGGTGATGACCGTAGTCGTCCACCACCAGGACGCCGGCGCGCTCGCCGACCACCTGCAGCCGCCGCTCGGCGCCACGGAACTCCGCCAGGCCGGCGACGATGCGGTCGAAGGGCACGTCGAGCTCGAGCCCGACGCCGACCGCCGCCAACGCGTTGCGGAGGTTGTGCCGGCCGGGCACGTGGATCGTCAGGCGCCCGAGGCACTCGTGCGCCTGGCCGGCGTCGCCGCGGGAGGGACGGCGCCACACGGTGCACGACGACTGCCCGTTGCCGCTCTCGATGTCGCGCGCCACCAGCGTCGCGTCCTGGTGGTCGGTGGCGTAGGTCACCACCGTGCGCGTCATGCGGGGGAGCAGGCCGGCCAGCACGGGATCGTCGGCGCACACGACCACCGCGCCGTCGAAGGGCACCTTGTTGGCGAACTCGACGAACGCGTCGAGCGCCCGCTCGAAGGTGCCGTAGTGATCGAGGTGCTCGCGATCGACGTTGGTGATCACGCTGATCACCGGCGAGAGCTTCAGGAACGAGCCGTCGCTCTCGTCGGCCTCGGCGACGATCACGTCGCCCTGCCCCAGGCGCGCGTTGCTGCCGAAGGCGCTGAGCCGGCCGCCGATGACCGCGGTCGGGTCGAGCCCGGCGCGCTCGAGCATGAGCGCCACCATCGACGTGGTCGTCGTCTTGCCGTGCGCGCCGCCGATGGCGATGCCGATGCGGCGCAGGCGCATCAGTTCGGCGAGCATCTCGGCCCGCGCGATGACCGGCACGCCGCGGCGCCGTGCCTCGACGATCTCGGGGTTGTCCTGCCGGGCCGCCGACGTGACGACCACCACGTGGGCGTCGCCGACGTGCGCGGCGTCGTGTCCCTCGTGCACTCGCACGCCCATCGACGCGAGCCGTCGCGTGATGTCGGTGGACCGCGCGTCCGATCCGCTGACCACGTACCCGAGGTTGACCAGCAGCTCGGCGATGCCGCTCATGCCGATGCCGCCGATCCCGACGAAGTGCACGTGCCTGGGGCCCGACATGTCAGCGCCCCTCCTGCATGAGCGACTCGGCCTTCGCCGCGATCACGTCGGCCGCGTCGGGCCGCGCCAGTCCGCGGGCCCGCGTCGCCATCGCCTGCCGCCGCTCGTCGTCGAGCAGCAGCCCGCGGATCTCCTGGGCGAGCCGTTCGCCGGTGAGCCCGACCTCGTCGAGCATCACGGCGGCGCCGGCTGCCTCGAGCGTCCGCGCGTTGGCCCGCTGGTGATCGTCGGTGGCCTGCGGGAACGGGATGAGGATCCCGACCCGCCCGGCCGCCGTGAGCTCGGCGAGCGTGGTGGCGCCGGCCCGGCACACCACGACGTCGGCGGCGGCCATCTGCTGTGGCATGTCGCTGATGAACGGCCGCACGTCGGCGGTCAGGCCGGCAGCCGCGTACCCGGCCTTCACCGCCTCGAGGTCGCGCTCTCCCGTCTGGTGCACGATGCTGCAACCCTGCTCCGCCAGTTCACGAACGTGCGCCGCTGCCGCCACCATCGCCTGATTGATCGCGTTTGCACCCTGGGAACCTCCGAAGACGAGCACCCTCCGTTCAACCGCCGTGGCCGGCCGCGGCCCGATCGCGAGGAACGCCTCGCGCACGGGGTTGCCGGACACGAACCCGTGGCCGTGGAAGAACCGCAGTGACGACTCGTAGGTGACGCCGGCGGCGTCCACCAGACGGGCCAGCCACCGGTTGGTGAGGCCCGGAGTCGCGTTCTGCTCGAGCAGGAGCGTCGGGATGCCGCGCGCCGCGGCGAGGGCCACCACGGGACCGGAGCTGTAGCCGCCGACGCCGATCACCAGATCCGGGCGACGCCGCGAGATGACCTGCCAGGCGTCCAGCGCGCTGAGCGGCAGCACGCCCACGCCGCGGGCGACGGCCCCGGCGCTCTTGCCCTTCAGGCCCGCGCTCCGGATCACGTCCAGGTCGAACCCCTCCTGCGGGACGATGCGTGCCTCGATGCCGCGCGCCGTGCCGACGAAGGTCACGACCGTGCGCGGGTCGCGCCGGCGCAGCGCATGCGCCACGGCGATGCCCGGGTACAGGTGTCCCCCGGTGCCGCCGCCGGCGATCACCACGTGGCGGGGCCGCGTGCCCGGGGTCTGCATCTGGGGCGCCTCAGGCATCGATCGAGGCGTGCTGGGACACGTTGAGCAGGATGCCGAGGCCGATCAGGTTGACCAGCATCGACGACCCGCCGGAACTGACGAACGGGAGCGGCAGGCCCTTGGTCGGCAGCAGCCCCAGCACCACGCTGATGTTGATCAGCCCCTGGACGGCCATCATCGTGGTGAGTCCCACGGCGAGGAACGTGCCGAAGCGGTCCTGGGCGTTGGCGGCGATGCGCAGGCCGCGCCAGCCGATGACGAGCAGCGCCAACAGGATGGCGAGCGAACCGACCATCCCCAGCTCCTCGCTGATGACCGCGTAGATGAAGTCGGTGTGCGGCTCGGGCAGGAAGCGGACCTTCTGCAGGCCCTCCATGAGGCCTCGCCCGGTATAGCCGCCCGTGCCGACGGCGATCAGCGACTGGATGATCTGGAAGCCGCTGCCGAGCGGGTCGGCCCACGGGTCGAGGAACGCCATGACGCGCGCGCGACGGAACGGCACCATCCAGACCAGCACGTACAGGGCGGGCGCGACGATCATCGCCACGCCGCCCATGTACTGGAGGCTGAGGCCGGCGGCAAACAGCATCGAGAACGCGATCAGCGCGATCGACACCGTGGTACCGAGGTCCGGCTGGTAGAGGATCAGCGCCGCCATGGTGGCCAGCACCGTGCCGACGGGCACGAGGACGCTGCGCACGTCGTTGATCCGCTCCATGCGCTCGCTGAGCAGGCGCGCCACGAAGAGGATGACCGCCAGCTTGGCGAACTCGGAGGGCTGGATGCCGACGCTGCCGAACCCGAGCCACCGGACCGCCCCCTTGACGTTGTGCCCGGCGCCGGCGAGCTTCAGCACGGCGAGCAGGAACAGCGCGGCGAACACGCCGCCCATGGCGGTGTTGATCACGGTGGGGTGCTGCCACGAGTGATAGGGCACCCGCATCACGATGACCATCAGGAACGCCCCGAGCGCCACCCACGTCGCCTGCCGGGCGATCAGCTGCATCGAGATCGACGTGGCGTCCATGGCCTTGCCCGCCAGCGCCGAATACACCATCACCACGCTCACGCACACGAGGAAGAAGGCGGCCCCGAAGAGCCACTTGTCCGACTTCAGCTTGCGAGCCATGACACCCTCCCCCTAAAGGCGCAGCACGCTGCGCCCGAAACGATGGGGTGCGGAACGAATGGTGAGCGGTCAGCAGTCATCAGCAGGCGTACGGGCCGGGACACAGACCTCGCAAGACGGGGCATCCTGCGTTCCCAGCGGCCAGCTCCCGACCGCGTCACGCCGGCTGATGACTGCTCACCACTCACCCGTTCCGCACCTCCTGGCCGCCGCGCGCCGCCGCGAGGCGGGCGACGATGGCCTTGAATGCGCGACCACGATCGGCGTAGTCGCGGAACATGTCGAAACTCGCGCAGGCCGGCGCCAGCAGCACCACGCCGCCCGACGCCCGCTGCGCCAGCGCCTGCGACACCGCGTCGTCGAGCGTCGACGCGCGGGTCACCGGCACCAGCGGCCCGAGGGCCTGCTCCACGAGCGGCGCCGCCTCGCCAATCGCCACGACGCTGCCCCCACGGGCCCGCAGGGGCGGGCCGAGGCGCGCGAAGTCGCCGCCCTTGTACACGCCACCGACGATCGCCGTCACCGGCACGTCGAACGCCTCGATCGCCATGGTGGCGGCCTCGACGTTGGTGGCCTTCGAGTCGTTGTAGAGCCGCGCGCCGTCGATGGTGGCCACGTACTCGAGCGCGTGCTCGAGGCCGGTGAACCCCTCGACGGCCCGTACCATGTCGTCGCCTGACACGCCGGCGAGATCGGCCATCGCGCAGGCCGCCATCACGTTGCCGAGCATGTGGCGCCCCGTGAGGCGCACCGCCGACACCGGCACCAGCGGCTCGGGGCTGCCGCGGACGCGGCGCCGCGCGATCACGTCGCCCTGCAGGCCGACGCCGTCCTCCTGCGACAGGTCGACGCCGAAGGCGACCAGACGCGCGCCGTGCCGCGCGGCGTGCGCGCGGATGCGCGCGTCGCTGGCCGGCACCACCGCCCAGTCCTCCGGCCCCTGGTTCTCGAACACCCGCGCCTTGGCCTGCTCGTAGGCCGCCTCGGTGCGATGCCGGTCAAGGTGGTCGGGCGAGAAGTTCAGCCACGCCGCGACGTGCGGGTGGTAGTGGACGATCGTCTCGAGCTGGAAGCTGCTCGTCTCGACGACGTGCCAGGTGTCGGGCGTCGAGGCGTCCACCTGCGCCGACAACGGCACGCCGATGTTGCCGCCGACGAGCACCTTCTGGCCCGAGGCCTCGATCATCCGGCCGACCAGCGTCGTCGTCGTGCTCTTGCCCTTGGAGCCGGTGATCGCGATCACCGGACCGGCGAGGAACGACGCCGCGAACTCGAGCTCGCCGATCACGGTCACCCCGCGGGCCCGCGCCGCCTCGAGGGGCGTCGCATCGGCCGGCACGCCGGGACTCACCACGACCAGCGCCGCGTCGACCGGCACGTCGGCGGGCATCGCGCCCAGCGCCAGCGACACGCCGAGCGCCTCGAGTTCGGCCCGCTCGGCAAGCGCGTCCTTGGCGTCGATCAGGGTGACGCGCCCGCCGCGCTGCACGACCAGGCGACTGGCCGCCAGGCCGCTGCGCCCGCCGCCCACCACCGCCACATGGCGCCCCGAGACGTCGTACGGCATCGTCGTCATCGGAGCTTGAGGGTGGTGAGGCTGAACAACGCGCAGACGATCGCGATGATCAGGAAACGGGTGATGACCTTCGGCTCGCTCCAGCCACTGAGCTCGAAGTGGTGGTGCAGCGGCGCCATCCGGAAGATGCGCTTGCCGCGCAGCTTGAACGAGCCGACCTGCAGGATGACCGACGCGGCCTCGAGCACGAACACGCCGCCGACGATGACCAGCAGCAGCTCCTGCTTGATGAGGATCGCCACCGTGCCGAGCGCGCCGCCCAGCGCCAGCGACCCTACGTCGCCCATGAAGATCTCGGCCGGGTACGAGTTGAACCAGAGGAAGCCCAGGCTGGCGCCGACCAGCGCGCCGCAGAACACCGTGAGCTCGGCGGCGGGCG from Luteitalea sp. TBR-22 includes:
- the ftsZ gene encoding cell division protein FtsZ, which encodes MYINELDGTGRRRGAGSAEDQALRLTLDTEVRAGARIKVVGVGGGGSNAVNRMVRSGVSGVEFIVANTDLQALQQSPASTKIQIGGKLTKGLGAGADPNVGRNAALEDTDRLIEVLDGADMVFVTTGLGGGTGTGAAPVIASLATELGALTIAVVTKPFKFEGKRRSEQAERGLTDLRECVDTVITIPNERLLATIDRRTPLPEAFAAADDILRQAIQGISDLILVPGLINLDFADVKTIMSHMGLAIMGTGVAEGEDRAMQAANRAISSPLLEDASVKGARGVIINVTGGTDISLTEVAEASAIIQDAAHEDANIIFGAVVDPTMAGTIKITVIATGFDKPGTSQHTPSRTPVGLAEYQTHGNWTPPAATGTSGIAFTPGRRSPVAPPPMLLDDDRHLATGTDDAAPVDFTPSFLNRGHDS
- the ftsA gene encoding cell division protein FtsA; the encoded protein is MPRNERYLVGLDVGTTKVAAIVGEVTDDGGVEIIGIGTADARGIRRGAVVNLEEAVESIKKAVEEAELTAGIEIDSAYLTLSGAHIKGFNSRGVVAVSGKTREITREDVRRAIDAAKAFALPSGREILHVLPQDFAVDDEEGIADPVGMTGSRLDVNVHIVTGGAASMQNLIACVNRAGVNVVDTVLEQIAAAEAVLTPDERELGVAVVDIGGGTTDFAIFERGSLWHTGVVAIGGDHFTNDIAVGLRTPVPDAEKLKRRCGCALNSMVGEDETMEVASVGGRRPRVMSRRILSQILQPRAEQVFHMLWDEIDKAGCSNSLHSGIVLTGGGAALDGMAEIAEQIFDLPVRRGVPAGAAGLGDQASSPIYATAVGAVMYASRNRPTAPASSPIGVRRLLEAVSSLFNNFFIGR
- a CDS encoding cell division protein FtsQ/DivIB, with the protein product MPPRTPVRGTRRVPGTATRDPRLLRARDGGARGAQAWRARAWTVARIATLAVALVGSGWYVQDVMTSSEAFAVQRLHVIGVSRLSQGEVQGLLDGLVGRNIVRTSLEPWRQKLLASPWVREASLRRALPSTIEVRITERLPMAVARAGDLLLLIDEQGAVVDEFGPRYGRLDLPIVDGLIDPAAAPQTPPDEARVALVSSVLVSLRDASLLGRVSQIDVRNPRNVVVMLSGDAAQLQVGHERFAERVQGYLDMQERLARMVQQVESVDLRFDNRVYVRPRKAGVTFASMPQVPDGETVAEALAEPEDADEQH
- the murC gene encoding UDP-N-acetylmuramate--L-alanine ligase codes for the protein MSGPRHVHFVGIGGIGMSGIAELLVNLGYVVSGSDARSTDITRRLASMGVRVHEGHDAAHVGDAHVVVVTSAARQDNPEIVEARRRGVPVIARAEMLAELMRLRRIGIAIGGAHGKTTTTSMVALMLERAGLDPTAVIGGRLSAFGSNARLGQGDVIVAEADESDGSFLKLSPVISVITNVDREHLDHYGTFERALDAFVEFANKVPFDGAVVVCADDPVLAGLLPRMTRTVVTYATDHQDATLVARDIESGNGQSSCTVWRRPSRGDAGQAHECLGRLTIHVPGRHNLRNALAAVGVGLELDVPFDRIVAGLAEFRGAERRLQVVGERAGVLVVDDYGHHPTEIAAVVAACREAWSRRLVLLFQPHRYTRTAGLMDEFADVLARADQVCLLPIYAASEDPLPGISSAALAERITARHAMPVTLIDGLDVAPDTVAALARPGDLVVTLGAGSVGSLGPRLLDALGGGA
- the murG gene encoding undecaprenyldiphospho-muramoylpentapeptide beta-N-acetylglucosaminyltransferase, with the translated sequence MPEAPQMQTPGTRPRHVVIAGGGTGGHLYPGIAVAHALRRRDPRTVVTFVGTARGIEARIVPQEGFDLDVIRSAGLKGKSAGAVARGVGVLPLSALDAWQVISRRRPDLVIGVGGYSSGPVVALAAARGIPTLLLEQNATPGLTNRWLARLVDAAGVTYESSLRFFHGHGFVSGNPVREAFLAIGPRPATAVERRVLVFGGSQGANAINQAMVAAAAHVRELAEQGCSIVHQTGERDLEAVKAGYAAAGLTADVRPFISDMPQQMAAADVVVCRAGATTLAELTAAGRVGILIPFPQATDDHQRANARTLEAAGAAVMLDEVGLTGERLAQEIRGLLLDDERRQAMATRARGLARPDAADVIAAKAESLMQEGR
- the ftsW gene encoding putative lipid II flippase FtsW — translated: MARKLKSDKWLFGAAFFLVCVSVVMVYSALAGKAMDATSISMQLIARQATWVALGAFLMVIVMRVPYHSWQHPTVINTAMGGVFAALFLLAVLKLAGAGHNVKGAVRWLGFGSVGIQPSEFAKLAVILFVARLLSERMERINDVRSVLVPVGTVLATMAALILYQPDLGTTVSIALIAFSMLFAAGLSLQYMGGVAMIVAPALYVLVWMVPFRRARVMAFLDPWADPLGSGFQIIQSLIAVGTGGYTGRGLMEGLQKVRFLPEPHTDFIYAVISEELGMVGSLAILLALLVIGWRGLRIAANAQDRFGTFLAVGLTTMMAVQGLINISVVLGLLPTKGLPLPFVSSGGSSMLVNLIGLGILLNVSQHASIDA
- the murD gene encoding UDP-N-acetylmuramoyl-L-alanine--D-glutamate ligase, which encodes MTTMPYDVSGRHVAVVGGGRSGLAASRLVVQRGGRVTLIDAKDALAERAELEALGVSLALGAMPADVPVDAALVVVSPGVPADATPLEAARARGVTVIGELEFAASFLAGPVIAITGSKGKSTTTTLVGRMIEASGQKVLVGGNIGVPLSAQVDASTPDTWHVVETSSFQLETIVHYHPHVAAWLNFSPDHLDRHRTEAAYEQAKARVFENQGPEDWAVVPASDARIRAHAARHGARLVAFGVDLSQEDGVGLQGDVIARRRVRGSPEPLVPVSAVRLTGRHMLGNVMAACAMADLAGVSGDDMVRAVEGFTGLEHALEYVATIDGARLYNDSKATNVEAATMAIEAFDVPVTAIVGGVYKGGDFARLGPPLRARGGSVVAIGEAAPLVEQALGPLVPVTRASTLDDAVSQALAQRASGGVVLLAPACASFDMFRDYADRGRAFKAIVARLAAARGGQEVRNG